GCACCCCTTGACGATCGCGCCGTGGCAAGGTTAAGAACACATTGTCAGGGGCCGCCTGCGCCGCAGACACTGGGGAGGTCCCCATCGGTTGGCGCCGTATCTCATCCATGGTGGTGCAACCGGATGTGCCGCCCACCTGCGTACAACTGAAATCTTCGCCCAGGCCTGCCGCGCAGCCACCGAGCAACAAGGGTAAAAACACAATGAGTTTGTGCATGACGTTTCCTTATTTTTGACCAAACGGCGACGACGGCACTTGGATGCCTTGCGCGTTGATTTGGTTCGCTAATGGGTTCTGAGTCACGTTGCTGATCACTTCCATGAGTTGATTCGATTGAGAGGACTGCTCTTGGGCTTGGGCCTGTTCATACTCGGCCGCTTCCCGCGGATCGAGCGGGAACCCCTCCAGAAAGACGATGTTGACC
The DNA window shown above is from Vibrio echinoideorum and carries:
- the traV gene encoding type IV conjugative transfer system lipoprotein TraV; the protein is MHKLIVFLPLLLGGCAAGLGEDFSCTQVGGTSGCTTMDEIRRQPMGTSPVSAAQAAPDNVFLTLPRRDRQGVPKRTQDTVRKITIFPFTDTLGHYVDTTDIYVILDESRWSGRPANAIWKD